The window AGTTAGAGTCTTAAAAATTTTTGAAACTAAAGGAAACAAATATACTCTTGGCGGAGAAGTTATCAAAGGGGAAATTAAGCCAAATATGGCTGTAAATATAAAACGGCGGGGGTCTGTTATATCTAAAGGAGAAATACTAAGCCTTCAAAAAGGCGCTGAAAAAATTGAAAGCGCGCCAACAGGCGAACAATTCGGAGCTGTAGTTGAATCAAAAATTGAAATAGTGAAAGACGACCATCTTGAAGTTTTCACAAAATTAGATTAATCTATTACAATGAGTTTGCGCCAAGAAAAAGTAAATTCACTGATAAGAAATCTTGCCGCAAAATTCTTATCTCGCGAATTAGACAGGAAAACACTTGTAAGTGTAACTAGGATAGAAATAACTTCCGACTTGAAAAGTGCCACTGTATTTATTATTGTATTCCCAGAGAAAGAGGAGGATAAAATATTAGAGAAAATCAGGCCTGGAGAATTCAGGGGATTTGTAAAAGAAAATATGAAGACAAAATTCTTGCCGACATTTGAATTTAGAATCGATGAATCTTTAAAAAAAGAAAGAAAAATGGATAAGCTGATTGACAGCGCTTAACAACCAGATAAACAACAGAGGAGATAGTAATTGGCCTGGTAGCCAAGTCCCGCCAAGGAAGAGGCGGGTAGAGTCCAGGCGAGAGTCTAGCTTTTCCAGTTAAACAGACAAAGTGACAATGGCCTGGTAGCCAAGTGGTAAGGCGAGGGTTTGCAAAACCCTTACGCGGGAGTTCGATTCTCCCCCAGGCCTAAGAATGAACGAAGTGAATTATTAGGCATAGAGAAAGCAAACTGCTTTGCTTTCGTGGAGAATCGAAAGGATTTTCCTTATAGAAGAACCGGAGGTTCTGAGATGGAAAATCAC is drawn from Patescibacteria group bacterium and contains these coding sequences:
- a CDS encoding ribosome-binding factor A; the protein is MSLRQEKVNSLIRNLAAKFLSRELDRKTLVSVTRIEITSDLKSATVFIIVFPEKEEDKILEKIRPGEFRGFVKENMKTKFLPTFEFRIDESLKKERKMDKLIDSA